In Thermoanaerobacterium xylanolyticum LX-11, the genomic window GTTCTATTATATTACAACAATTTGTCGAAATAAATAGGTCTTAAGACCCAATTAATCCAAAATTTAATCATTTATTTGTAATTTTTTCTTCAAATCGGCTTATTTTCAGCATTTTATAAAAACGGATAAAAAAATCTTTTTCGACAAAATATATTAATATTCTACAAGATAATTCAATATAGCAAACTGACAAAGGAGGTATTCAAATGCCAATATTGGAAATAAATTTTGTCCCTGTTGGAACAGGTAGCGCTTCTTACTCAAGTTTTGTACAAGAGGCAGTAGAACTTTTAAACACGAGAGGCCTCAAATACACTGTTACACCTACATCGACAGTCATTGAAGGAAATACAGGAGAACTTATGAAAGTAGCAGAAGAAATCCACAACATACCATTTAAAGATGGAGCAATGAGGGTAGTGACAAACATCATGATCGATGAAAGGCGGGATAAGCCTGATAATATGGAAAAGAGGGTAAGTGAAGTAATCAGTTGATAGAATAAGCGCTTCTGCGCTTATTCTATCTTTGTTATGGCTTTTGTCAACTCGTTTATAGA contains:
- a CDS encoding MTH1187 family thiamine-binding protein, with translation MPILEINFVPVGTGSASYSSFVQEAVELLNTRGLKYTVTPTSTVIEGNTGELMKVAEEIHNIPFKDGAMRVVTNIMIDERRDKPDNMEKRVSEVIS